The window GAAATCCTTTATCTATAACCCTGCCGTCTGCGGTCGCATAAATAACCGTACCTAGTTTATTGGCTATATCAACACCATGATGGAAATGTTTTGTTTTGTAGATGGGATGAACCCTGTATCCATATCCCTCAGAAATCCTTCCGTAGGTCGGTTTGATCGAGGGCGTGTGATTATAGATCGTATTCTTAACCGTTAGATATTTCGAAATTTCGTAGAAACTGGTTTCTTCTAATTCTAATTGTCGTGAGAATGCATCGATCTTGTTCAGGACATTGTTGTGGATATCAAAAAGCTCCTTATCATCATAAAAAAATGTTGAATCTAAATATTGAATACCACCTACACCCATCTGGCGAATATCATCATCGATCGAGCGAAGCCCCTCAAGGTCTCGTACTTCTTTATCTCTTTGCTGAACATTCTCCAGTTCAAACTGCATTGTATCGAGCAATGCATTAATTCTTGTCATCTCGGTCTTGAGTCTCACATTGTGTGCCTGAAGCTCCTTCAGTTCATGCCTGTCTATCTCACCGATGACAAAAAAATACGTTATCACGCCTGTTGTGATAACAAATAGGGAGATAAAAACTAGGACAAAAAGGATGATGGTTTTTGAAAAATGAAGGTCTCTGACTCCATTAGAGGAATTGCTCGTAATTAATACATGCCAGCTTTTTTTTTCGCTCATTTCTTTTAAAAACTAATAACAATTTTCTTTTGTTAATTTGCTTTTTTGTACTCACGAATGTCAAGTTTTACGAACCTTTTCAGGGGGCACAACTCAAGAAACAAGAAGATATTATTTTCATTTTGCTCGAGTTTCTGAATAACGGTTTTCCTAACGTTTTATGTTATTCTTATGTAGGTACTAAGTTTTTGTTGACAGGAGTTCTCAAAATGCCCCTTTTTTGAAAAAAATTTTAAGGTGTGAAATTCACAAAAATGTGGATAACCAAATTGTTCTAACGGTATTTTTTCCTGTATCTCTCTCAGTACCTGTAAATTGCTAATGTTTGTAAAATGTTGATAAGTTTGTGGATAACATTTGGGTGAGTTTTGTATCTGGCTTGTAATCAGTAATATAAAAGGTTGATAATGTGTTATGGCTGAATCCATTGGATTGTGGAAACAAATTCTAACTGAAGTGAAAGACCAGGTGGATCCACAAACCTATTCTACCTGGTTTGATAGCACACAAGAGTTCAGTCTTGTTGAGAATACTCTTACAATCAAAGCACCAACCAAATTTTTCGCAGACTGGCTCGATCAACACTATAGATCCTTCATAGAAGAGATCGCTTTCGGTTTAACTGCTGAAAAAATCTCTGTCGATTTCATAGGTTCCGCTACTGATACACCGGGTAATTACTCTTTTTCAAAGCATACAGTTGTTGATACGCACAGTGAGAATGGACTAAATCTACGGTACACGTTTGAGCGATTTGTAGTGGGAAGCAATA is drawn from Candidatus Cloacimonadota bacterium and contains these coding sequences:
- a CDS encoding M23 family metallopeptidase translates to MILFVLVFISLFVITTGVITYFFVIGEIDRHELKELQAHNVRLKTEMTRINALLDTMQFELENVQQRDKEVRDLEGLRSIDDDIRQMGVGGIQYLDSTFFYDDKELFDIHNNVLNKIDAFSRQLELEETSFYEISKYLTVKNTIYNHTPSIKPTYGRISEGYGYRVHPIYKTKHFHHGVDIANKLGTVIYATADGRVIDKGFHEDYGYYLLIDHGYGYKTFYGHFRKRFVDIGQEVTKYQIIGEMGSTGTSTGSHLHYEVRFYGKSTNPINYFNKKKSTIHVDRKYLS